The following are encoded in a window of Stigmatopora nigra isolate UIUO_SnigA chromosome 23, RoL_Snig_1.1, whole genome shotgun sequence genomic DNA:
- the sypl1 gene encoding synaptophysin-like protein 1, whose product MTGFRFNLFPIKEPLFFIKLVEWLTAIFAFGSCVNFSAENIVSVLCGDGKNQTLPAKFQYPFRLSQSPFIDHNATLCDHVVNTTFLTGDSSSSVHFFVGVGVFSFLYCMFAGLVYLGYMHIYKNSDLGPILDMAITVVLVFLWLVCSSAWAKGLQNIKEAVNNEGIVATVALCQDQNITCQVTEFASVTGLNMSVVFGYVNTFVWALNCWFVYKETRWYSQKNSRQSGPTRHPTVI is encoded by the exons ctcacggccatattTGCTTTCGGAAGCTGCGTCAATTTCTCCGCCGAGAACATCGTGTCGGTTTTGTGCGGAGATGGCAAGAACCAGACGCTCCCCGCCAAATTCCAATACCCCTTCAG GTTAAGCCAATCGCCTTTCATCGACCACAACGCCACGTTATGCGATCATGTAGTCAACACGACGTTCCTGACAGGAGATTCGTCCTCCTCGGTCCACTTTTTCGTGGGCGTGGGAGTCTTTTCCTTCTTGTACTGCATGTTTGCCGGTTTGGTTTACCTTGGTTACATGCATATTTATAAGAACTCTGACTTGGGACCCATTTTG GACATGGCGATCACGGTGGTCCTGGTTTTCTTGTGGTTGGTGTGTTCATCCGCCTGGGCCAAAGGTTTGCAGAACATAAAGGAGGCCGTAAATAACGAGGGCATCGTCGCGACTGTAGCCTTGTGCCAGGACCAAAATATCACCTGTCAAGTCACTGAGTTTGCCAGCGTGACAGGACTCAACATGTCTGTG gTGTTTGGCTACGTCAACACATTCGTGTGGGCTTTGAACTGCTGGTTTGTGTACAAGGAGACTCGCTGGTACTCTCAGAAAAACTCCAGGCAATCGGGACCAACTAGGCACCCCACAGTGATCTAA
- the atxn7l1 gene encoding ataxin-7-like protein 1: protein MATLVRFVPSPRQFLGKIASSIVAAVDDSTLEKCHGELCGGETYNHSRTLRPHLFPKLEDFHLVVCHVHNQVVTPQAFFTHYEKRHDSPSRSPAVLTKAVASGPEDAFRISKVYPPKGARSESCVSLPVVNSETTPCPGRADVTSQVRFGPSSSSPLKTNPPSQNLSNNRGNGGLSASPDGRPGPTPSPRPASRLAPRLLSSPSPEKKSRNGAGASSKSHSRLSGRVFDPNQHCGVPDPESKQPCTRSLTCKAHSLTHRRAVNGRRKHFDMLLAEHRTRNKEAEEAKAKEKEKDASQDLVGSKQPSCLNGRPLSTLKLKLANAHIPRVPGISTSVPQPPPPPQVPFPVPSSNPSPEPRTRTSVVDGEKLSSDEADIQPPEDVRRTAFHFSNVHPQPSGFCIFSSRLMGRGHYVFDRRWDRMRLALQNVVQKHLNAQMWRKVPQASPSPDRLFTKPSSSVFPNPSPGNLTSRDPHQNSSYKDSPTTLEKEDSTLGNKRKNSSTCTRNGTSTHLRKKGRLPEGKGLWDSNHSWFSKADGSHGRNSNSR from the exons ATGGCGACGCTGGTTCGCTTCGTCCCGAGTCCCCGACAGTTCTTAGGCAAGATCGCGTCTTCGATCGTCGCTGCCGTTGACG ACTCGACTTTGGAGAAGTGCCACGGAGAACTTTGCGGAGG GGAGACTTATAATCACTCAC GGACGCTTCGTCCACATCTGTTTCCAAAGCTGGAAGATTTTCATCTCGTTGTCTGCCATGTCCACAATCAAGTGGTCACTCCTCAGGCCTTCTTCACGCATTACG AGAAGCGGCACGACTCCCCTTCAAGGAGCCCGGCGGTCCTCACCAAGGCCGTGGCGAGCGGTCCCGAGGACGCGTTTCGGATCTCCAAAGTCTACCCTCCAAAGGGGGCTCGGAGCGAATCCTG TGTTTCTCTTCCCGTCGTGAACTCGGAGACGACGCCTTGCCCGGGACGAGCCGACGTCACCTCACAAGTCCGTTTCGGCCCCTCGTCATCCTCCCCGCTTAAGACCAATCCCCCCAGCCAAAACCTTTCAAACAACCGAGGCAACGGCGGGCTTTCCGCATCCCCGGACGGTCGCCCGGGTCCGACACCGTCCCCCCGTCCGGCTTCCAGACTGGCCCCTCGGTTGTTGTCGTCACCATCCCCTGAAAAGAAGAGCCGCAATGGCGCCGGGGCTTCTTCCAAGTCACACAGCAGGCTCTCAG GAAGAGTATTTGATCCAAATCAGCACTGTGGAGTCCCGGATCCTGAAAGCAAACAGCCGTGCACGCGCTCCCTCACCTGCAAG GCTCACTCCTTAACCCACCGCCGAGCCGTAAACGGCAGGAGGAAACATTTCGACATGCTCTTGGCTGAGCACAGGACTCGGAACAAGGAGGCGGAAGAAGCCAAAGccaaggagaaggagaaggacGCATCTCAAGACCTCGTTGGGAGCAAGCAGCCTTCCTGCCTGAATGGACGCCCCCTGTCCACCCTGAAATTAAAGCTAGCAAACGCACACATTCCCAG ggtCCCAGGTATCTCCACCTCTGTGCCTCAACCGCCACCTCCACCCCAAGTCCCCTTCCCCGTTCCATCCTCCAATCCGTCACCCGAGCCTCGAACAAGAACATCCGTCGTAGACGGCGAGAAGCTCTCCAGCGACGAAGCCGACATTCAACCTCCCGAGGACGTTCGCCGAACTGCCTTTCACTTTTCCAATGTCCACCCTCAGCCttcaggg TTTTGCATATTTAGCAGCAGGCTAATGGGACGTGGCCACTACGTATTTGACCGGCGGTGGGACAGGATGAGGTTGGCGCTCCAAAATGTGGTACAGAAGCACCTCAACGCACAAATGTGGAG AAAGGTCCCTCAGGCGTCTCCGTCGCCAGACCGTCTTTTTACCAAGCCGTCTAGTTCAGTCTTTCCCAATCCTTCCCCTGGAAATTTGACTTCTAGGGATCCCCATCAAAACTCCTCCTACAAAGACAGTCCCACCACCCTAGAGAAAGAGGACTCTACATTAGGAAACAAGAGAAAAAACTCTTCTACCTGCACCCGGAATGGGACCAGCACTCATTTGAGAAAAAAGGGACGTCTTCCAGAGGGAAAGGGTCTTTGGGACTCTAACCATAGCTGGTTTTCAAAGGCAGACGGCTCCCACGGCCGTAATTCAAATAGCAGGTAG